One genomic window of Candidatus Kuenenia stuttgartiensis includes the following:
- a CDS encoding DUF4258 domain-containing protein: MPHFFEEMGNDNLIFADIEMAIANGKIRRKFTRDPRGTRYEIVCPAKDGREIAVICRIKSTGKLLLITTYAL, from the coding sequence ATCCCCCATTTTTTTGAGGAAATGGGGAATGACAACCTTATCTTTGCAGATATCGAAATGGCAATTGCTAATGGTAAAATAAGACGTAAATTTACTAGAGACCCAAGAGGCACACGTTATGAAATTGTCTGTCCTGCAAAGGATGGGAGAGAAATAGCAGTTATCTGCAGGATTAAAAGCACAGGAAAGTTGTTATTGATTACAACGTACGCACTTTAG
- a CDS encoding DUF5647 family protein, with protein sequence MCKEKEMIERNIELSAEFSRYLFEHPEVETKIPLDAKVVLLPEFDKELKRFNLQLGKNIEADGGRVVYILIKNIRPKVLSRIEKIEFEPVAN encoded by the coding sequence ATGTGCAAGGAAAAAGAAATGATAGAGCGCAATATTGAGCTAAGCGCTGAGTTTAGCAGGTATTTGTTTGAACATCCGGAAGTTGAAACAAAGATACCACTGGATGCAAAGGTTGTGCTTTTGCCTGAATTTGACAAAGAATTAAAGAGATTTAATCTTCAATTGGGAAAAAACATCGAAGCGGATGGTGGGCGGGTGGTATATATACTGATCAAAAATATTCGCCCTAAGGTTTTGTCAAGAATAGAAAAAATAGAATTTGAACCTGTTGCGAATTAA
- a CDS encoding IS630 family transposase, producing the protein MNPFLSEKTRIEFKKAHKKEPHRRHADRIKAILLLDSGWSYEEVAEALLLDDQTIRNYEKLYKDKGFDGLLSDNYIGCVPKLTCEQEEQLKDHIRKNNYSAAKEIVEYVKQTFNKIYTPEGMVHTLDRLGFTYKKTTIVPGKANPEKQKEFIENYKQLKEEKAPGDKILFMDGVHPQHNSTSAYCWIEKGKKKEIPSNTGRKRINLNGLLT; encoded by the coding sequence ATGAATCCATTTCTCAGTGAAAAAACCCGAATAGAATTTAAAAAAGCACATAAGAAAGAGCCTCATAGACGTCATGCCGACCGAATCAAAGCTATACTTCTTCTTGATTCAGGATGGAGTTATGAAGAAGTAGCAGAGGCGCTCTTGTTAGACGATCAAACAATCAGGAATTACGAAAAACTATACAAAGATAAAGGTTTTGACGGGCTTTTATCTGACAATTATATTGGCTGTGTGCCAAAACTCACCTGCGAACAAGAAGAACAATTAAAAGATCATATCAGGAAAAACAACTATAGTGCGGCAAAAGAAATTGTTGAATATGTAAAACAGACATTCAATAAAATCTATACACCCGAAGGAATGGTACATACCCTCGATAGATTAGGCTTTACTTACAAGAAAACTACAATAGTTCCAGGCAAAGCAAACCCTGAAAAACAAAAAGAATTTATCGAAAACTACAAACAACTCAAAGAAGAGAAAGCCCCCGGAGATAAGATACTTTTTATGGATGGAGTTCATCCACAGCACAATTCTACGTCTGCATATTGCTGGATAGAGAAAGGCAAAAAGAAGGAAATACCCTCTAATACCGGCAGGAAAAGAATAAATTTAAACGGGCTATTGACATAG
- a CDS encoding Rpn family recombination-promoting nuclease/putative transposase: MEIINPHDKFFKETFSIKKNVIDFLQGTFPPEILKKLDLSTLTQDNNSYIDEELKEHFSDIVYTCFCKDKELRITLLFEHKSYAVACPYLQLMKYLLKIWEANSKQSQRLMPVIPVILYHGKDAWKVRRFRDYFEGIDEVFFRFIPEFEYLLTDLSCYSNEEIKDRAFRRVSLQITMLLMRNIYNDKILGDKLKAFFEIGKQYFEEGEGLKFLESVIRYLYYASDIEEERVIDTLKEISEEGGRLSMTIAARLIEKGKMAGRAEGKVEGKVEGRVEGRIEGLKEAIEIGLELKYGVEGLRLLERISKIVVIEKLEAIKEAVKISKNMEEIEKLL; encoded by the coding sequence ATGGAAATAATCAATCCACACGACAAATTTTTCAAAGAGACCTTTTCCATAAAGAAAAATGTAATCGATTTTCTCCAGGGAACATTTCCCCCTGAAATTTTGAAAAAGCTGGATTTATCCACTTTAACACAGGATAATAATTCATATATCGACGAAGAACTAAAAGAACATTTCTCAGACATTGTATATACCTGTTTCTGTAAAGACAAAGAACTCCGGATAACCCTTTTATTCGAGCACAAGAGTTATGCCGTAGCATGTCCGTATCTACAGTTGATGAAATACCTTTTAAAGATATGGGAAGCAAACAGCAAGCAGTCACAAAGGCTCATGCCGGTAATTCCGGTGATATTGTATCATGGCAAAGATGCGTGGAAAGTCAGGAGATTCAGAGACTATTTTGAAGGGATAGACGAGGTATTCTTTAGATTTATACCGGAATTTGAATATCTGCTGACGGATCTGAGTTGTTATAGTAATGAGGAAATAAAGGACAGGGCATTTAGAAGGGTATCCCTTCAAATAACCATGTTATTAATGAGGAATATATATAATGACAAAATTCTGGGAGACAAGCTAAAGGCATTCTTTGAAATAGGGAAGCAGTATTTTGAAGAGGGTGAAGGATTAAAGTTTCTGGAAAGTGTGATCAGGTATTTGTACTATGCGTCGGATATAGAGGAAGAAAGGGTAATAGATACCCTAAAAGAGATATCGGAAGAAGGAGGTAGATTAAGCATGACAATAGCAGCCAGATTAATAGAAAAAGGCAAAATGGCCGGTAGGGCGGAAGGTAAAGTAGAAGGTAAAGTAGAAGGTAGAGTAGAAGGCCGGATAGAAGGCCTAAAAGAAGCGATAGAGATTGGTTTGGAGCTAAAGTATGGCGTTGAAGGTTTAAGGCTTCTGGAACGTATCAGTAAAATAGTAGTAATAGAGAAACTGGAGGCAATAAAAGAGGCGGTGAAAATATCAAAGAATATGGAAGAAATTGAAAAATTGCTCTAA
- a CDS encoding UPF0175 family protein codes for MAELLNKEPELREKLIVGAYIDGEINPGKAAELLGIHPVKLRGQLLSKGIPVRIGVETIEEIVAEGIAARGTRESAE; via the coding sequence ATTGCTGAACTTTTGAATAAAGAGCCTGAATTAAGGGAGAAATTGATAGTAGGCGCCTATATTGACGGAGAGATAAATCCTGGAAAAGCGGCAGAACTATTGGGGATTCACCCGGTTAAGCTGAGAGGGCAACTTTTATCAAAAGGCATACCTGTCAGGATAGGTGTAGAAACGATAGAAGAAATAGTAGCCGAAGGGATAGCTGCAAGAGGTACCAGGGAAAGTGCTGAATGA
- a CDS encoding PIN domain-containing protein, which translates to MIKVYFDNCVYNRPFDDQGNERVLIEARAFYIILKWIEDGKITSINSDALEYENGMTPDPDRRIRIKTYLAMTKAHAKFSESLAERAKEIVGLGMRGMDAVHIAMAEHENAEYFVTCDDGIIKRAKEFSEMLRVKVCSILKFLEEVMQYGEDN; encoded by the coding sequence ATGATAAAAGTTTATTTTGATAACTGCGTGTATAACAGACCCTTTGATGATCAGGGCAATGAGAGGGTTTTGATTGAGGCAAGGGCTTTTTATATTATTCTTAAGTGGATTGAAGATGGGAAAATAACGAGTATCAACTCCGATGCCCTTGAATATGAAAACGGTATGACGCCTGATCCTGACAGACGAATCAGGATTAAGACATACCTTGCCATGACAAAGGCGCATGCAAAGTTTTCTGAATCTCTGGCTGAGAGGGCGAAAGAGATTGTTGGTTTAGGTATGAGGGGGATGGATGCCGTGCACATAGCTATGGCAGAGCATGAGAATGCCGAATACTTTGTTACCTGTGATGATGGTATAATAAAAAGAGCCAAAGAATTCTCAGAAATGCTTAGAGTGAAGGTTTGTAGTATATTGAAATTTCTGGAGGAGGTAATGCAATATGGCGAAGACAATTAG
- a CDS encoding DUF3368 domain-containing protein, with protein MPVVISNASPLIGLVGIEQLHILRKLWSEIVIPEAVYKEVVVEGRGKQGANVIEEACKEWIRVVSVKNRPEVEVLQTILDEGEAEVITLGQEIKKSILLLDNREPRNFARTVNLKMIGTVGVIRFAWTKGLIKEPIHEINKLRLNGFWIGEKLIEQFKKDVESKMSS; from the coding sequence ATGCCTGTTGTTATTTCCAATGCTTCTCCATTAATAGGACTTGTGGGAATTGAACAACTGCATATCTTAAGAAAATTATGGTCGGAAATAGTTATTCCTGAGGCTGTGTATAAGGAAGTTGTTGTAGAAGGAAGAGGAAAACAGGGAGCGAATGTAATAGAGGAGGCATGTAAAGAATGGATAAGAGTTGTTTCTGTGAAAAACAGGCCAGAAGTTGAAGTATTGCAGACCATTCTTGATGAAGGCGAAGCCGAAGTTATAACGCTGGGACAGGAGATTAAAAAAAGCATTCTTTTACTTGACAACAGAGAGCCACGTAATTTTGCAAGGACTGTTAATCTGAAAATGATTGGCACAGTTGGTGTTATTAGATTTGCATGGACGAAAGGCTTAATAAAAGAACCAATCCATGAGATAAATAAGTTACGGTTGAACGGCTTCTGGATAGGCGAGAAACTTATTGAGCAGTTTAAAAAAGATGTAGAGAGTAAGATGTCATCCTGA
- a CDS encoding DUF7718 family protein: protein MRHEGGKIVFFRVPYKTRINDKWCPVVRYDTARGFVHGDLMSVNGDVKKTPLFNQDNNSALTFAENDLKSN, encoded by the coding sequence ATGAGACATGAGGGAGGAAAGATAGTATTTTTCAGGGTACCATATAAGACAAGAATTAATGATAAATGGTGTCCTGTTGTCAGATATGATACTGCTCGTGGATTTGTACATGGGGATTTGATGAGTGTCAATGGAGATGTAAAGAAAACACCTTTATTTAATCAAGACAATAACAGTGCATTAACTTTTGCTGAAAATGATCTAAAATCTAATTGA
- a CDS encoding transposase, protein MLNITGQLVKEYLANSRIKIKFLPSYSPNLNLIERLWKFYSQIMENIV, encoded by the coding sequence ATGCTAAATATTACAGGTCAGTTGGTCAAAGAATACCTTGCAAATTCGAGAATAAAGATCAAATTTCTCCCTTCCTATTCGCCCAATTTAAATCTCATTGAAAGATTATGGAAATTCTATTCGCAAATTATGGAAAATATTGTATAA
- a CDS encoding MBL fold metallo-hydrolase RNA specificity domain-containing protein: MIELEFIGAAKTVTGSKHLIRTSRASVLLDCGLFQGHRKEADEKNRNFSIDGKQLDAIVLSHAHIDHSGALPCIFKNGYRGPIYATPATRDLCSPMLMDTAWIMKGDAEHIQKLISRGAKHLDPVEPLYGERDVAGTLSQFIGIPYHRKQTIAPGISLSFFDAGHVLGSAISVIDVEDDGQKVRLAFTGDLGRKHLPILRDPEIPDGISCLLTESTYGDRLHAPIELTIEALAEVINRTGKKGGKIVIPSFALERAQEIIYALKKLHDQKRIPSIPVYIDSPLTVKLTDVFKLHPECYDTEAFALLHSENSPFEFPGLKYISSVEDSKKISSSTEPSIVISASGMCEGGRILHHLAATIGDARNTVIIVGYQAEHTLGRRLVEKRPEVKIYGVMRRLEAEVVVLNGFSGHADQNGLLRFADALRSKGHLEKVILVHGEPKSQETLKTKLSDHGFQSVDIPGPGDVIKL, translated from the coding sequence ATGATAGAACTGGAATTTATAGGCGCAGCGAAGACCGTCACCGGATCTAAACATTTGATCCGCACATCACGCGCATCTGTATTGCTGGACTGCGGTTTGTTCCAAGGCCATCGCAAGGAGGCCGACGAGAAAAACCGAAATTTCTCTATAGATGGTAAACAGCTCGATGCCATCGTATTATCCCATGCCCATATCGACCATTCGGGCGCTCTGCCATGCATTTTCAAAAATGGCTATCGAGGCCCTATCTACGCTACTCCAGCCACTCGGGATCTTTGCTCGCCCATGTTGATGGATACAGCATGGATCATGAAGGGTGATGCCGAACACATTCAAAAACTCATATCACGCGGCGCTAAGCATCTCGATCCCGTCGAACCTCTTTATGGCGAAAGAGATGTGGCCGGCACGCTGTCGCAGTTTATAGGAATTCCCTACCATAGAAAACAGACCATTGCCCCAGGCATTTCATTGTCATTTTTCGATGCAGGCCATGTATTGGGAAGCGCTATATCCGTTATCGATGTCGAAGACGATGGTCAAAAAGTGCGTCTCGCTTTTACGGGTGACTTAGGCCGCAAGCATCTTCCCATTTTGCGGGACCCGGAAATTCCAGATGGGATTTCATGTCTCCTGACGGAAAGCACCTATGGAGACCGACTTCACGCTCCTATTGAATTGACGATTGAGGCACTGGCTGAAGTGATTAATCGCACCGGTAAAAAGGGCGGGAAAATTGTCATTCCATCCTTTGCTCTGGAACGTGCCCAGGAGATCATCTATGCACTCAAGAAACTCCATGACCAAAAGCGGATTCCTTCAATTCCGGTATACATTGATTCTCCTCTCACCGTGAAACTGACGGACGTCTTCAAACTGCACCCGGAGTGTTACGACACGGAGGCCTTCGCTCTACTTCATAGTGAGAATTCGCCCTTTGAATTTCCAGGTCTAAAGTATATTTCAAGTGTCGAAGACTCAAAGAAAATCTCTTCGTCTACCGAGCCCTCCATTGTAATTTCAGCAAGCGGTATGTGCGAAGGTGGCAGAATCCTGCATCATCTTGCTGCCACGATCGGGGACGCCAGGAACACCGTTATTATCGTTGGATATCAGGCAGAACACACCTTAGGGAGAAGATTGGTGGAAAAGCGGCCTGAAGTTAAAATTTATGGAGTCATGCGCCGCCTCGAAGCCGAAGTGGTTGTTCTGAACGGTTTTTCCGGCCACGCAGATCAGAATGGATTGCTTCGCTTCGCTGATGCCCTCCGAAGTAAAGGGCATCTGGAGAAGGTCATTCTTGTGCATGGAGAACCAAAATCTCAGGAGACTTTGAAAACGAAACTTAGTGACCATGGTTTCCAATCCGTTGATATCCCAGGGCCTGGAGACGTAATAAAACTATGA
- a CDS encoding transposase, which produces MDIETFEVTIREDESINAQSTIKLFHEIESRYAQAGTIYIISDNAKYYRSKLVKEYLANSRIKIKFLPSYSPNLNLIERLWKFFRKKILYNKYYDTYEKFKNKCLSFFKNINEYTDELSTLLTENFQIIGEQISKI; this is translated from the coding sequence ATTGACATAGAAACCTTTGAAGTAACAATCCGGGAAGATGAAAGCATCAATGCTCAATCAACAATAAAGCTTTTCCATGAAATAGAGTCAAGGTATGCTCAAGCCGGTACTATTTACATAATCTCTGATAATGCTAAATATTACAGGTCTAAATTGGTCAAAGAATACCTTGCAAATTCGAGAATAAAGATCAAATTTCTCCCTTCCTATTCGCCCAATTTAAATCTCATTGAAAGATTATGGAAATTCTTTCGCAAAAAAATATTGTATAACAAGTATTATGATACTTATGAGAAGTTTAAAAACAAATGTTTAAGTTTTTTCAAAAATATTAACGAGTATACAGATGAATTGTCTACTCTTTTAACTGAAAATTTTCAAATTATTGGCGAGCAAATTTCGAAAATCTGA
- a CDS encoding DUF433 domain-containing protein, giving the protein MFGKSVIKGTRITVEHILRKLGGGITPDEIIEDHPHLKKGNYSA; this is encoded by the coding sequence ATGTTTGGGAAGTCTGTAATTAAAGGTACTCGTATTACTGTGGAACATATACTCCGTAAATTAGGCGGTGGTATAACTCCTGATGAAATTATCGAAGACCATCCTCATCTAAAAAAAGGTAACTATTCAGCGTAG
- a CDS encoding TIGR00730 family Rossman fold protein has product MNHPDRPIAAEPAYHNQIFLDSDDGRPLRILAEYLEPLYRLRREGIQDTIVFFGSARMKEDGALGQYYKDARLLAQLLTEWSCGLSGSRRFVICTGGGGGIMEAANRGAVDAGGSTIGLNIGLPHEQRPNPYVTPSLLFEFHYFFMRKLWFTHLARALIVFPGGFGTLDEFMEMLTLAQTQKLDRDILIFLYGSEYWKEVINFDSLVKHGMIDRKDLNLIHHVDDVQTAFELLKNRLPKEKEAVCPAIAKAKFSKCRIKEDAR; this is encoded by the coding sequence ATGAACCACCCTGATAGACCAATTGCTGCTGAACCCGCTTATCATAATCAAATATTTCTAGACAGCGACGACGGAAGGCCTCTTCGCATCCTGGCCGAGTACCTTGAACCTCTTTACCGGCTTCGGCGGGAAGGGATTCAGGACACAATTGTTTTTTTCGGATCTGCAAGAATGAAGGAAGACGGGGCGCTCGGACAGTACTACAAAGATGCTCGCCTGTTGGCGCAGCTTCTGACCGAATGGTCATGCGGCCTTTCCGGTTCAAGGCGATTTGTGATCTGTACCGGTGGAGGCGGCGGCATTATGGAAGCGGCAAATCGAGGCGCTGTGGATGCAGGTGGTAGCACTATCGGACTCAACATAGGTCTGCCTCACGAACAGCGCCCTAACCCTTACGTCACCCCATCGCTCTTATTTGAGTTTCACTACTTTTTCATGCGCAAACTATGGTTTACGCATTTGGCACGGGCACTCATTGTGTTTCCTGGGGGATTCGGGACGCTGGATGAGTTTATGGAGATGCTAACACTGGCTCAGACGCAAAAGCTTGACCGGGACATTCTCATTTTTCTCTACGGCTCGGAGTATTGGAAAGAAGTGATCAATTTCGATTCGCTCGTGAAGCATGGGATGATCGACAGGAAAGACTTAAATCTTATTCATCACGTAGACGATGTTCAAACAGCATTTGAACTGCTCAAAAATCGCCTGCCGAAAGAAAAAGAAGCGGTTTGCCCCGCGATCGCTAAGGCGAAGTTTTCAAAATGTCGAATTAAGGAGGATGCACGATGA
- a CDS encoding four helix bundle protein — translation MKIESAKDLRVYQKAYALAMELFELSKEFHCEERFALTDQIRRSSRSVCANLREAWAKRRYPAHFVSKLTDCDGENSETDTWLDFARDCNYITDKHHKELTSICLEVGKMLGSMINNPKPFLISAP, via the coding sequence ATGAAAATTGAATCAGCTAAGGATTTGCGGGTGTATCAGAAAGCTTATGCACTTGCTATGGAACTGTTTGAACTTTCGAAAGAATTCCACTGTGAGGAGCGTTTTGCTCTTACAGATCAAATACGCCGATCATCAAGATCAGTCTGCGCCAACCTGAGAGAAGCTTGGGCAAAAAGGCGTTACCCTGCACATTTTGTAAGCAAACTTACAGACTGTGACGGAGAAAACAGTGAAACAGATACATGGTTAGACTTTGCACGAGACTGCAACTACATTACGGACAAACATCATAAGGAGCTGACGTCTATTTGCTTAGAAGTTGGAAAAATGCTTGGGAGTATGATCAATAATCCAAAGCCGTTTCTGATCTCCGCCCCCTGA
- a CDS encoding type II toxin-antitoxin system MqsA family antitoxin, producing the protein MKIKNRKKEYDYGECEICNTSMEEKYIKQDFWIRGELIVVEDVPAGVCPQCGEKVVKADVGRRITRLLENTERIAKAPKISVPTIKFDKEKTEV; encoded by the coding sequence ATGAAGATAAAGAATAGGAAAAAGGAATATGATTATGGAGAATGTGAAATTTGCAATACATCTATGGAAGAAAAATATATAAAACAAGATTTCTGGATTCGAGGTGAACTTATTGTTGTGGAAGATGTGCCGGCAGGTGTATGTCCCCAATGCGGTGAAAAAGTAGTAAAAGCGGATGTAGGACGACGGATAACAAGATTATTAGAAAATACTGAACGGATTGCAAAAGCCCCCAAAATTTCCGTTCCTACTATTAAATTTGATAAAGAAAAAACAGAGGTTTAG
- a CDS encoding UPF0175 family protein, with protein sequence MPVKYDIEIPERVIKALGLRESEVSETLKKELSVYFFEKKLLSFGQARQFSGLSVWDFLEFLRERKIPLHYDLAEYEEDLETIRELS encoded by the coding sequence ATGCCTGTTAAATATGATATAGAAATACCAGAAAGAGTGATAAAAGCGCTTGGTTTGCGTGAAAGTGAAGTAAGTGAAACGCTAAAAAAAGAACTTTCAGTTTATTTTTTTGAAAAAAAACTTTTAAGTTTTGGTCAGGCAAGACAATTTTCAGGGTTATCAGTATGGGACTTTCTGGAATTTTTAAGAGAAAGGAAAATCCCTTTGCATTATGATTTGGCTGAGTATGAGGAAGATTTAGAAACAATCAGGGAATTATCATAA
- a CDS encoding type II toxin-antitoxin system RelE/ParE family toxin: MPQFPKSGRMVPEYGDEDLREKIYENYRIVYRIKGELIEVVAICHGSRLLGNVL; this comes from the coding sequence ATTCCTCAATTTCCCAAGTCTGGACGAATGGTTCCTGAGTATGGAGATGAAGATTTACGAGAAAAGATTTATGAGAATTACAGAATCGTTTATCGTATTAAAGGAGAACTTATTGAGGTTGTTGCCATTTGTCATGGCTCAAGGCTTTTGGGAAATGTATTGTAA
- a CDS encoding UPF0175 family protein → MFFEKKLLSFGQARQFSGLSVWDFLEFLRERKIPLHYDLAEYEEDLETIRELS, encoded by the coding sequence ATTTTTTTTGAAAAAAAACTTTTAAGTTTTGGTCAGGCAAGACAATTTTCAGGGTTATCAGTATGGGACTTTCTGGAATTTTTAAGAGAAAGGAAAATCCCTTTGCATTATGATTTGGCTGAGTATGAGGAAGATTTAGAAACAATCAGGGAATTATCATAA
- a CDS encoding transposase, which yields MSRIAHMVVPETSHHITQRGKRRLQTFLCDEDYEVYINLTFQWCRRWDIEICAYCLLPNHVHLIAVPPSENALSQAIGEAHRRYTRRVNFREGWRGRLW from the coding sequence ATGTCCAGAATTGCGCATATGGTAGTTCCGGAAACGTCACATCATATTACTCAACGAGGAAAACGACGTTTGCAGACATTCTTATGCGACGAGGATTATGAGGTATACATAAACTTGACGTTTCAGTGGTGTAGGCGCTGGGACATTGAAATATGTGCATATTGCTTGCTGCCAAACCATGTACACCTGATTGCGGTTCCGCCCTCTGAAAATGCGCTTAGTCAGGCGATTGGAGAAGCGCATCGACGCTACACACGCCGCGTAAACTTCCGGGAAGGCTGGAGAGGACGCCTGTGGTAA
- a CDS encoding ISAzo13 family transposase → MVKLLEELMEGDTAGDPMGKGKIWTRRSTRTLKKECGDRGVSVCATTVSKLLKDMDYSLRVNRKTIAETRHPDRNRQFEIINETKKYFEDSGQPIISVDSKKKELIGNFRNEGKAWTKIVNEVLAHDFRSQAIGVGCPFGIYELLTNLGTVIVGTSYDTPEFAVESIKIWLDEFGWKRYPCAKELLILCDAGGSNGFRPRLWKYALYQNICKVYGLSIRICHYPSGASKWNPVEHRLFSFISKNWEGNPLRSYDVMLSLIAGTTTTAGLLVQTILNEKEYQKGIKITDDQMKEININKHSVLPDWNYTISLN, encoded by the coding sequence GTGGTAAAACTTCTTGAAGAATTGATGGAGGGCGATACTGCAGGAGACCCAATGGGTAAAGGAAAAATATGGACGAGAAGAAGCACACGTACTCTAAAAAAAGAATGCGGTGATAGAGGTGTAAGCGTATGTGCAACAACAGTTAGTAAGCTTCTTAAGGACATGGATTATTCTCTGAGAGTAAATCGCAAAACGATAGCAGAGACACGTCATCCGGACCGTAATAGACAGTTTGAAATTATTAATGAGACAAAAAAGTATTTTGAAGATTCTGGTCAGCCAATAATCAGTGTTGACAGTAAGAAAAAGGAATTGATAGGTAATTTCAGAAATGAGGGCAAGGCGTGGACAAAAATAGTAAATGAAGTTTTGGCCCATGATTTTCGTTCTCAGGCAATTGGTGTTGGATGTCCGTTTGGTATCTATGAATTGCTGACTAATTTAGGGACAGTTATTGTTGGTACGTCCTATGACACACCGGAATTTGCAGTCGAGTCAATTAAGATTTGGCTGGATGAATTTGGTTGGAAGAGGTATCCATGCGCAAAAGAACTCCTTATTCTTTGTGACGCAGGAGGGAGCAACGGATTTCGTCCCCGGTTGTGGAAATATGCGCTTTATCAAAATATTTGTAAAGTTTACGGACTCTCCATCAGGATTTGCCACTATCCCTCAGGAGCATCAAAATGGAATCCGGTAGAACATCGTCTGTTTAGTTTTATCAGTAAAAATTGGGAGGGGAATCCTTTGAGGTCTTATGATGTTATGCTAAGTTTAATTGCTGGCACTACAACAACAGCGGGTCTTCTCGTACAAACCATTCTTAACGAGAAAGAATACCAAAAAGGAATCAAAATCACTGATGACCAAATGAAAGAAATAAACATAAACAAACACAGTGTCTTGCCAGATTGGAATTATACAATTTCACTTAACTAA